The genomic interval GTCGTGCAGCTGGGCATTGTCCTGCGCATCGATGACGCTGAGGTTGGCGTACTGCCCGGCGATCCGCCACAGATGGGGCCACCGGCCGGCCTCCTGCTGCGAGCGGCTGTACGCCGCCTCCCGCGCCAGCAGGTCGGCCCGCACGGCGGGATCCAGGTCGGGCGGCAGGTTCACCTGCATGGTCACCGCGAACAGCACGCCGTCCTCCACCTTGTCGTCGTTGCCGAAGAACCTACTGCGGATCCAGCACGAAGTCGTAGCGGACCTCGGCGCCGGAATCCACCGCCACCGGTGAGAGGATCAGTTCGGGCTTGGTGGCCTGGGCGATGTCGGAGTTCACGTGCTCACCACCGGCGAAGTACAGCTGGGTGGTGACCGGCAGGTGGCCGGGTGCCGAGACCTTCAGGTGCAGGTGGGCCGGGCGCCAGGCGTGCCATCCGGCGGCCCGGATCAGCGCGCCGCACGAGCCGTCGGTCGGGATCTGGTAGGGCGCCGGCTGGATGGTGCGGATGCTGAACGAACCGTCCGGGCCGGTGATGAACACCCCTCGCAGGTTCCATTCCGGAATGCCGGGTGCGAACTGGGCGTAGTAGCCGTCATTGTCGGCATGCCAGATGTCGACGGTCGCACCGGGGAGCGGATCTCCCCCGACGTTACGGACCAGTCCGTGAAAGAGCAGCGGCGTGCCCTGCTCGTCCTCACGCATGGGCAGAGCACCCTCAGCGCCCAGCGA from Kineosporia sp. NBRC 101731 carries:
- a CDS encoding muconolactone Delta-isomerase family protein, whose product is MLFAVTMQVNLPPDLDPAVRADLLAREAAYSRSQQEAGRWPHLWRIAGQYANLSVIDAQDNAQLHDILSSLPLFPYMTIDVRPLTRHPNSIRD
- the catA gene encoding catechol 1,2-dioxygenase → MTTTDHHIEFPPSAAGSGNAATMSFQERQKVTAQADPARVDLLATAVLTAVHDIVRRHEVSYAEYDALKAWMIQVGEDGEWPLFLDVWVEHAVEEVANAAREGSKGSIEGPYYVPGAPSLGAEGALPMREDEQGTPLLFHGLVRNVGGDPLPGATVDIWHADNDGYYAQFAPGIPEWNLRGVFITGPDGSFSIRTIQPAPYQIPTDGSCGALIRAAGWHAWRPAHLHLKVSAPGHLPVTTQLYFAGGEHVNSDIAQATKPELILSPVAVDSGAEVRYDFVLDPQ